One Pseudorasbora parva isolate DD20220531a chromosome 4, ASM2467924v1, whole genome shotgun sequence genomic region harbors:
- the LOC137074175 gene encoding 2-oxoglutarate receptor 1-like, which translates to MASNPYYGSSNSSSDNCTDVDELVKRYYLPAMYGAIFIVGVVGNITALLVYVLKVRPWKSSTIIMVNLVITDLLFMVSLPFLTYYYVLNDSWNLGIVTCRFARFIYHFNLYGSILFLTCLAIFRYVAIVHPLHMNNIKQKRWGVLACILVWAVTVAELSPIFNLFDLVEMNNKTYCLDFASNKIEKIWPYSWVLTILGYLLPLVVVCLCYWRIIKTLKKGPHMGSKRRVKARRLIVLILTCFVVCFLPFHVLRALRIYTKLTPETNCMLDRCAHAAYIISRPIAVLNIIFNLPLYTLSGDFKKAFMDLFKCGQLMSKTKGIIKVAVINKPTSNITYEQSS; encoded by the coding sequence ATGGCGAGCAACCCTTACTACGGCTCGAGTAACAGCTCGAGTGACAACTGCACCGACGTGGACGAACTGGTCAAGCGCTACTACCTGCCTGCCATGTACGGTGCAATCTTCATTGTGGGCGTTGTGGGTAACATCACCGCTCTGCTGGTCTATGTGCTCAAAGTTCGTCCCTGGAAGAGCAGCACCATCATCATGGTGAACCTCGTCATCACTGACCTTCTCTTCATGGTCAGCTTGCCCTTCTTGACCTACTACTACGTCCTCAACGACTCGTGGAATCTGGGAATTGTCACATGCCGCTTTGCACGCTTCATCTACCACTTCAACCTGTACGGCAGCATCCTCTTCCTCACCTGTCTGGCCATCTTCCGGTACGTGGCGATCGTGCATCCATTGCACATGAACAACATCAAGCAGAAGCGATGGGGTGTGTTGGCTTGCATCTTGGTCTGGGCCGTGACGGTGGCCGAGTTAAGTCCAATTTTTAACCTGTTTGACCTGGTTGAAATGAACAACAAGACATACTGCTTGGACTTTGCGAGCAACAAGATAGAAAAAATCTGGCCGTATAGTTGGGTATTGACCATACTGGGATATTTGCTTCCTCTGGTCGTGGTCTGTCTTTGCTATTGGCGCATCATTAAAACACTAAAGAAGGGTCCTCATATGGGGAGCAAGAGACGGGTTAAAGCGAGGCGACTCATTGTGTTGATATTGACGTGCTTCGTGGTTTGTTTTCTTCCCTTTCACGTGCTACGAGCTCTGAGAATCTACACGAAACTCACTCCAGAAACCAACTGCATGCTGGACCGCTGCGCTCACGCCGCCTACATTATCTCGAGGCCGATCGCTGTACTCAACATCATTTTTAACTTGCCGCTCTACACGTTGTCTGGGGACTTTAAGAAGGCCTTCATGGATCTGTTTAAATGTGGTCAGCTCATGTCGAAGACTAAGGGGATCATTAAAGTGGCTGTGATCAACAAACCCACGAGCAACATCACATATGAGCAAAGCAGCTGA